A window of Coturnix japonica isolate 7356 chromosome 2, Coturnix japonica 2.1, whole genome shotgun sequence contains these coding sequences:
- the MAK gene encoding serine/threonine-protein kinase MAK isoform X4, which translates to MMYQILQGLAFIHKHGFFHRDMKPENLLCIGPELVKIADFGLARELRSQPPYTDYVSTRWYRAPEVLLRSSVYSSPIDIWAVGSIMAELYTLRPLFPGTSEVDEIFKICQVLGTPKKSDWPEGYHLSSAMNFRFPQCVPISLKTLIPNASSEAIQLMSDMLNWNPKKRPTASQALKYPYFQVGQVLGPPPQYLEKQTPIKPVQPTEPKPTLPKLEAVSKPEPLSSPDEPDKTQPQSLSKANHQPLQQIQLPQNTANQQIPKQQQPQAQPFFPAISKDSSMKQAASGPQNGTVGPKSCRRRWGQTLIKAVDSWDELDDAEFGMSCSKKPSIALLKEKKNKECHFSVPEPKASHCIQPGVENKVLMRNDSGRTNTSAKQYYLKQSRYLPGVNPKTVSLVAVNKEGSHGNWNNQLFSKPLAHVGEGLPFNRNNTEENLITPIEKLSCKERLNEKLEDPKGNSDFVGGATYNPSGGYIPSFHKKEVGSAGQRIQLAPIGPSVSDYSWKTKAARAQLAGPTYNSAKNMNILTHAPTVQPVHGRTDWMAKYGGHR; encoded by the exons ATGATGTATCAGATATTGCAAGGGTTAGCTTTCATCCATAAACACG GATTTTTTCATAGAGACATGAAGCCTGAAAACCTTCTTTGCATTGGTCCAGAACTTGTAAAAATAGCTGATTTTGGTTTGGCTAGAGAGCTGAGATCTCAACCACCTTATACAGATTATGTGTCCACCAGGTG GTACCGTGCTCCTGAAGTTTTGCTGCGATCATCTGTTTACAGCTCGCCTATTGATATATGGGCAGTTGGCAGCATAATGGCTGAATTATACACACTAAGACCCCTTTTCCCAGGCACAAGTGAAGTAGATGAAATCTTCAAAATTTGCCAAGTATTAGGGACTCCAAAGAAG agtgACTGGCCAGAAGGATACCACCTCTCCTCAGCCATGAATTTCCGTTTCCCACAGTGTGTCCCTATAAGTTTAAAAACTCTCATCCCTAATGCAAGCAGTGAAGCCATACAGCTTATGAGTGATATGCTGAACTGGAATCCAAAGAAGAGACCTACGGCAAGTCAG GCACTGAAGTACCCATACTTTCAAGTTGGCCAAGTTTTAGGACCTCCTCCACAATATTTGGAGAAGCAGACTCCTATTAAACCAGTGCAGCCAACAGAACCAAAGCCAACTTTACCCAAACTGGAAGCTGTATCCAAGCCAGAACCTTTGTCTTCACCTGATGAACCTGACAAAACACAGCCACAGTCCCTGTCAAAGGCCAACCACCAGCCTCTCCAGCAAATTCAGTTGCCTCAGAATACAGCTAACCAGCAAAtaccaaaacaacagcagccacaggcaCAGCCATTTTTTCCAGCTATCAGTAAAGACTCATCCATG AAACAAGCGGCTAGTGGCCCCCAGAATGGCACAGTGGGTCCTAAAAGTTGCAGGAGACGATGGGGTCAGACTTTGATAAAGGCTGTGGACAGCTGGGATGAATTGGATGATGCTGAATTTGGAATGTCATGCTCAAAGAAGCCTAGCATTGcactgttaaaagaaaagaaaaacaaggaatgTCATTTTAG tgtgcCAGAACCAAAAGCTTCTCATTGTATCCAGCCGGGAGTGGAAAATAAAGTTCTGATGAGAAACGATTCTGGAAGAACCAATACATCAGCAAAACAGTACTATCTAAAACAATCAAGATATCTGCCAG gCGTAAATCCTAAGACCGTCTCCTTAGTAGCAGTCAATAAAGAAGGATCTCATGGAAACTGGAACAACCAGCTGTTTTCCAAGCCATTGGCACACGTTGGAGAAGGATTGCCtttcaacagaaataatacaG AAGAGAACTTAATTACACCCATTGAAAAACTATCATGCAAAGAAAGATTGAATGAAAAATTAGAGGATCCAAAAG GAAATTCTGACTTTGTGGGAGGTGCTACTTACAACCCATCAGGAGGATACATCCCTTCCTTTCATAAGAAAGAAGTTGGATCAGCTGGACAACGGATACAACTAGCTCCTATTGGTCCATCTGTATCTG
- the MAK gene encoding serine/threonine-protein kinase MAK isoform X1 — protein MNRYTIMKQLGDGTYGSVLMGKSNESGELVAIKRMKRKFYSWDECMNLREVKSLKKLNHANVVKLKEVIRENDHLYFVFEYMKENLYQLMKDRNKLFPESVIRNMMYQILQGLAFIHKHGFFHRDMKPENLLCIGPELVKIADFGLARELRSQPPYTDYVSTRWYRAPEVLLRSSVYSSPIDIWAVGSIMAELYTLRPLFPGTSEVDEIFKICQVLGTPKKSDWPEGYHLSSAMNFRFPQCVPISLKTLIPNASSEAIQLMSDMLNWNPKKRPTASQALKYPYFQVGQVLGPPPQYLEKQTPIKPVQPTEPKPTLPKLEAVSKPEPLSSPDEPDKTQPQSLSKANHQPLQQIQLPQNTANQQIPKQQQPQAQPFFPAISKDSSMKQAASGPQNGTVGPKSCRRRWGQTLIKAVDSWDELDDAEFGMSCSKKPSIALLKEKKNKECHFSVPEPKASHCIQPGVENKVLMRNDSGRTNTSAKQYYLKQSRYLPGVNPKTVSLVAVNKEGSHGNWNNQLFSKPLAHVGEGLPFNRNNTEENLITPIEKLSCKERLNEKLEDPKGNSDFVGGATYNPSGGYIPSFHKKEVGSAGQRIQLAPIGPSVSDYSWKTKAARAQLAGPTYNSAKNMNILTHAPTVQPVHGRTDWMAKYGGHR, from the exons ATGAACCGTTACACAATCATGAAGCAGCTGGGTGATGGCACCTATGGCAGTGTCTTGATGGGAAAGAGCAATGAATCAGGAGAGCTTGTGGCCATCAAACG aatgaaaaggaagTTCTATTCATGGGATGAGTGCATGAATTTGAGAGAAGTCAAG TCTCTGAAGAAGCTAAACCATGCCAACGTAGTAAAGCTGAAAGAAGTCATCAGGGAAAATGATCATCTCTATTTTGTGTTTGAGTACATGAAGGAAAATCTCTATCAGTTGATGAAGGACAG aaacaaGTTGTTCCCTGAGTCAGTCATCAGAAACATGATGTATCAGATATTGCAAGGGTTAGCTTTCATCCATAAACACG GATTTTTTCATAGAGACATGAAGCCTGAAAACCTTCTTTGCATTGGTCCAGAACTTGTAAAAATAGCTGATTTTGGTTTGGCTAGAGAGCTGAGATCTCAACCACCTTATACAGATTATGTGTCCACCAGGTG GTACCGTGCTCCTGAAGTTTTGCTGCGATCATCTGTTTACAGCTCGCCTATTGATATATGGGCAGTTGGCAGCATAATGGCTGAATTATACACACTAAGACCCCTTTTCCCAGGCACAAGTGAAGTAGATGAAATCTTCAAAATTTGCCAAGTATTAGGGACTCCAAAGAAG agtgACTGGCCAGAAGGATACCACCTCTCCTCAGCCATGAATTTCCGTTTCCCACAGTGTGTCCCTATAAGTTTAAAAACTCTCATCCCTAATGCAAGCAGTGAAGCCATACAGCTTATGAGTGATATGCTGAACTGGAATCCAAAGAAGAGACCTACGGCAAGTCAG GCACTGAAGTACCCATACTTTCAAGTTGGCCAAGTTTTAGGACCTCCTCCACAATATTTGGAGAAGCAGACTCCTATTAAACCAGTGCAGCCAACAGAACCAAAGCCAACTTTACCCAAACTGGAAGCTGTATCCAAGCCAGAACCTTTGTCTTCACCTGATGAACCTGACAAAACACAGCCACAGTCCCTGTCAAAGGCCAACCACCAGCCTCTCCAGCAAATTCAGTTGCCTCAGAATACAGCTAACCAGCAAAtaccaaaacaacagcagccacaggcaCAGCCATTTTTTCCAGCTATCAGTAAAGACTCATCCATG AAACAAGCGGCTAGTGGCCCCCAGAATGGCACAGTGGGTCCTAAAAGTTGCAGGAGACGATGGGGTCAGACTTTGATAAAGGCTGTGGACAGCTGGGATGAATTGGATGATGCTGAATTTGGAATGTCATGCTCAAAGAAGCCTAGCATTGcactgttaaaagaaaagaaaaacaaggaatgTCATTTTAG tgtgcCAGAACCAAAAGCTTCTCATTGTATCCAGCCGGGAGTGGAAAATAAAGTTCTGATGAGAAACGATTCTGGAAGAACCAATACATCAGCAAAACAGTACTATCTAAAACAATCAAGATATCTGCCAG gCGTAAATCCTAAGACCGTCTCCTTAGTAGCAGTCAATAAAGAAGGATCTCATGGAAACTGGAACAACCAGCTGTTTTCCAAGCCATTGGCACACGTTGGAGAAGGATTGCCtttcaacagaaataatacaG AAGAGAACTTAATTACACCCATTGAAAAACTATCATGCAAAGAAAGATTGAATGAAAAATTAGAGGATCCAAAAG GAAATTCTGACTTTGTGGGAGGTGCTACTTACAACCCATCAGGAGGATACATCCCTTCCTTTCATAAGAAAGAAGTTGGATCAGCTGGACAACGGATACAACTAGCTCCTATTGGTCCATCTGTATCTG
- the MAK gene encoding serine/threonine-protein kinase MAK isoform X2, which yields MNRYTIMKQLGDGTYGSVLMGKSNESGELVAIKRMKRKFYSWDECMNLREVKSLKKLNHANVVKLKEVIRENDHLYFVFEYMKENLYQLMKDRNKLFPESVIRNMMYQILQGLAFIHKHGFFHRDMKPENLLCIGPELVKIADFGLARELRSQPPYTDYVSTRWYRAPEVLLRSSVYSSPIDIWAVGSIMAELYTLRPLFPGTSEVDEIFKICQVLGTPKKSDWPEGYHLSSAMNFRFPQCVPISLKTLIPNASSEAIQLMSDMLNWNPKKRPTASQALKYPYFQVGQVLGPPPQYLEKQTPIKPVQPTEPKPTLPKLEAVSKPEPLSSPDEPDKTQPQSLSKANHQPLQQIQLPQNTANQQIPKQQQPQAQPFFPAISKDSSMKQAASGPQNGTVGPKSCRRRWGQTLIKAVDSWDELDDAEFGMSCSKKPSIALLKEKKNKECHFSVPEPKASHCIQPGVENKVLMRNDSGRTNTSAKQYYLKQSRYLPGVNPKTVSLVAVNKEGSHGNWNNQLFSKPLAHVGEGLPFNRNNTGNSDFVGGATYNPSGGYIPSFHKKEVGSAGQRIQLAPIGPSVSDYSWKTKAARAQLAGPTYNSAKNMNILTHAPTVQPVHGRTDWMAKYGGHR from the exons ATGAACCGTTACACAATCATGAAGCAGCTGGGTGATGGCACCTATGGCAGTGTCTTGATGGGAAAGAGCAATGAATCAGGAGAGCTTGTGGCCATCAAACG aatgaaaaggaagTTCTATTCATGGGATGAGTGCATGAATTTGAGAGAAGTCAAG TCTCTGAAGAAGCTAAACCATGCCAACGTAGTAAAGCTGAAAGAAGTCATCAGGGAAAATGATCATCTCTATTTTGTGTTTGAGTACATGAAGGAAAATCTCTATCAGTTGATGAAGGACAG aaacaaGTTGTTCCCTGAGTCAGTCATCAGAAACATGATGTATCAGATATTGCAAGGGTTAGCTTTCATCCATAAACACG GATTTTTTCATAGAGACATGAAGCCTGAAAACCTTCTTTGCATTGGTCCAGAACTTGTAAAAATAGCTGATTTTGGTTTGGCTAGAGAGCTGAGATCTCAACCACCTTATACAGATTATGTGTCCACCAGGTG GTACCGTGCTCCTGAAGTTTTGCTGCGATCATCTGTTTACAGCTCGCCTATTGATATATGGGCAGTTGGCAGCATAATGGCTGAATTATACACACTAAGACCCCTTTTCCCAGGCACAAGTGAAGTAGATGAAATCTTCAAAATTTGCCAAGTATTAGGGACTCCAAAGAAG agtgACTGGCCAGAAGGATACCACCTCTCCTCAGCCATGAATTTCCGTTTCCCACAGTGTGTCCCTATAAGTTTAAAAACTCTCATCCCTAATGCAAGCAGTGAAGCCATACAGCTTATGAGTGATATGCTGAACTGGAATCCAAAGAAGAGACCTACGGCAAGTCAG GCACTGAAGTACCCATACTTTCAAGTTGGCCAAGTTTTAGGACCTCCTCCACAATATTTGGAGAAGCAGACTCCTATTAAACCAGTGCAGCCAACAGAACCAAAGCCAACTTTACCCAAACTGGAAGCTGTATCCAAGCCAGAACCTTTGTCTTCACCTGATGAACCTGACAAAACACAGCCACAGTCCCTGTCAAAGGCCAACCACCAGCCTCTCCAGCAAATTCAGTTGCCTCAGAATACAGCTAACCAGCAAAtaccaaaacaacagcagccacaggcaCAGCCATTTTTTCCAGCTATCAGTAAAGACTCATCCATG AAACAAGCGGCTAGTGGCCCCCAGAATGGCACAGTGGGTCCTAAAAGTTGCAGGAGACGATGGGGTCAGACTTTGATAAAGGCTGTGGACAGCTGGGATGAATTGGATGATGCTGAATTTGGAATGTCATGCTCAAAGAAGCCTAGCATTGcactgttaaaagaaaagaaaaacaaggaatgTCATTTTAG tgtgcCAGAACCAAAAGCTTCTCATTGTATCCAGCCGGGAGTGGAAAATAAAGTTCTGATGAGAAACGATTCTGGAAGAACCAATACATCAGCAAAACAGTACTATCTAAAACAATCAAGATATCTGCCAG gCGTAAATCCTAAGACCGTCTCCTTAGTAGCAGTCAATAAAGAAGGATCTCATGGAAACTGGAACAACCAGCTGTTTTCCAAGCCATTGGCACACGTTGGAGAAGGATTGCCtttcaacagaaataatacaG GAAATTCTGACTTTGTGGGAGGTGCTACTTACAACCCATCAGGAGGATACATCCCTTCCTTTCATAAGAAAGAAGTTGGATCAGCTGGACAACGGATACAACTAGCTCCTATTGGTCCATCTGTATCTG
- the MAK gene encoding serine/threonine-protein kinase MAK isoform X3 gives MNRYTIMKQLGDGTYGSVLMGKSNESGELVAIKRMKRKFYSWDECMNLREVKSLKKLNHANVVKLKEVIRENDHLYFVFEYMKENLYQLMKDRNKLFPESVIRNMMYQILQGLAFIHKHGFFHRDMKPENLLCIGPELVKIADFGLARELRSQPPYTDYVSTRWYRAPEVLLRSSVYSSPIDIWAVGSIMAELYTLRPLFPGTSEVDEIFKICQVLGTPKKSDWPEGYHLSSAMNFRFPQCVPISLKTLIPNASSEAIQLMSDMLNWNPKKRPTASQALKYPYFQVGQVLGPPPQYLEKQTPIKPVQPTEPKPTLPKLEAVSKPEPLSSPDEPDKTQPQSLSKANHQPLQQIQLPQNTANQQIPKQQQPQAQPFFPAISKDSSMKQAASGPQNGTVGPKSCRRRWGQTLIKAVDSWDELDDAEFGMSCSKKPSIALLKEKKNKECHFSVPEPKASHCIQPGVENKVLMRNDSGRTNTSAKQYYLKQSRYLPGVNPKTVSLVAVNKEGSHGNWNNQLFSKPLAHVGEGLPFNRNNTEENLITPIEKLSCKERLNEKLEDPKA, from the exons ATGAACCGTTACACAATCATGAAGCAGCTGGGTGATGGCACCTATGGCAGTGTCTTGATGGGAAAGAGCAATGAATCAGGAGAGCTTGTGGCCATCAAACG aatgaaaaggaagTTCTATTCATGGGATGAGTGCATGAATTTGAGAGAAGTCAAG TCTCTGAAGAAGCTAAACCATGCCAACGTAGTAAAGCTGAAAGAAGTCATCAGGGAAAATGATCATCTCTATTTTGTGTTTGAGTACATGAAGGAAAATCTCTATCAGTTGATGAAGGACAG aaacaaGTTGTTCCCTGAGTCAGTCATCAGAAACATGATGTATCAGATATTGCAAGGGTTAGCTTTCATCCATAAACACG GATTTTTTCATAGAGACATGAAGCCTGAAAACCTTCTTTGCATTGGTCCAGAACTTGTAAAAATAGCTGATTTTGGTTTGGCTAGAGAGCTGAGATCTCAACCACCTTATACAGATTATGTGTCCACCAGGTG GTACCGTGCTCCTGAAGTTTTGCTGCGATCATCTGTTTACAGCTCGCCTATTGATATATGGGCAGTTGGCAGCATAATGGCTGAATTATACACACTAAGACCCCTTTTCCCAGGCACAAGTGAAGTAGATGAAATCTTCAAAATTTGCCAAGTATTAGGGACTCCAAAGAAG agtgACTGGCCAGAAGGATACCACCTCTCCTCAGCCATGAATTTCCGTTTCCCACAGTGTGTCCCTATAAGTTTAAAAACTCTCATCCCTAATGCAAGCAGTGAAGCCATACAGCTTATGAGTGATATGCTGAACTGGAATCCAAAGAAGAGACCTACGGCAAGTCAG GCACTGAAGTACCCATACTTTCAAGTTGGCCAAGTTTTAGGACCTCCTCCACAATATTTGGAGAAGCAGACTCCTATTAAACCAGTGCAGCCAACAGAACCAAAGCCAACTTTACCCAAACTGGAAGCTGTATCCAAGCCAGAACCTTTGTCTTCACCTGATGAACCTGACAAAACACAGCCACAGTCCCTGTCAAAGGCCAACCACCAGCCTCTCCAGCAAATTCAGTTGCCTCAGAATACAGCTAACCAGCAAAtaccaaaacaacagcagccacaggcaCAGCCATTTTTTCCAGCTATCAGTAAAGACTCATCCATG AAACAAGCGGCTAGTGGCCCCCAGAATGGCACAGTGGGTCCTAAAAGTTGCAGGAGACGATGGGGTCAGACTTTGATAAAGGCTGTGGACAGCTGGGATGAATTGGATGATGCTGAATTTGGAATGTCATGCTCAAAGAAGCCTAGCATTGcactgttaaaagaaaagaaaaacaaggaatgTCATTTTAG tgtgcCAGAACCAAAAGCTTCTCATTGTATCCAGCCGGGAGTGGAAAATAAAGTTCTGATGAGAAACGATTCTGGAAGAACCAATACATCAGCAAAACAGTACTATCTAAAACAATCAAGATATCTGCCAG gCGTAAATCCTAAGACCGTCTCCTTAGTAGCAGTCAATAAAGAAGGATCTCATGGAAACTGGAACAACCAGCTGTTTTCCAAGCCATTGGCACACGTTGGAGAAGGATTGCCtttcaacagaaataatacaG AAGAGAACTTAATTACACCCATTGAAAAACTATCATGCAAAGAAAGATTGAATGAAAAATTAGAGGATCCAAAAG CTTGA